In Gambusia affinis linkage group LG06, SWU_Gaff_1.0, whole genome shotgun sequence, one DNA window encodes the following:
- the fxyd6 gene encoding FXYD domain-containing ion transport regulator 6: METVLLFLSSLLVCVAAESDSSVMEEHSVAENPFIYDYESLRIGGLTFAVILFMMGILLILSRRCRCGGKQKPRAPGEEAQEENLIVTKGSPTQVHTHLGRGNTEPSAPQLSQENSHRQNTMSSAKDAATDWDADFTYDYETLRVGGLVFAGVVVFLSLILLLGNKVRNCGKPKRKPVLEEDY, encoded by the exons ATGGAAACGGTTTTGCTCTTCCTCTCCTCACTCCTGGTGTGTGTAGCTG CTGAATCAGACAGCAGTGTTATGG AGGAGCATTCAGTGGCtgaaaatccttttatttatg attatgAGAGTTTGAGAATTGGGGGATTGACGTTTGCTGTGATCCTGTTTATGATGGGCATCCTTCTAATCCTCA GTCGACGATGCCgctgtggaggaaaacagaagcCCAG GGCCCCTGGAGAGGAGGCACAAGAGGAAAACCTCATTGTCACCAAGG GATCACCCACACAAGTCCACACACACCTGGGCAGAGGTAATACAGAACCTTCAGCTCCTCAG CTGAGTCAAGAGAACTCACACAGACAAAACACCATGTCTTCGGCAAAAG ATGCAGCAACTGACTGGGATGCAGACTTTACATACG ATTATGAAACACTGCGTGTGGGAGGACTGGTCTTTGCCGGGGTTGTGGTGTTCCTTTCCTTGATTCTGTTGCTTG gTAACAAGGTCAGAAACTGTGGCAAACCCAAG CGTAAACCTGTTCTAGAAGAAGATTACTGA